From a single Phacochoerus africanus isolate WHEZ1 chromosome 11, ROS_Pafr_v1, whole genome shotgun sequence genomic region:
- the B3GAT1 gene encoding galactosylgalactosylxylosylprotein 3-beta-glucuronosyltransferase 1 — translation MGNEELWAQPALEMPKRRDILAIVLIVLPWTLLVTVWHQSTIAPLLATHKDDGSDPRREAPPGADPREYCMSDRDIVEVVRTEYVYTRPPPWSDTLPTIHVVTPTYSRPVQKAELTRMANTLLHVPNLHWLVVEDAPRRTPLTARLLRDTGLNYTHLHVETPRNYKLRGDARDPRIPRGTMQRNLALRWLRETFPRNSSQPGVVYFADDDNTYSLELFEEMRSTRRVSVWPVAFVGGLRYEAPRVNGAGKVVGWKTVFDPHRPFAIDMAGFAVNLRLILQRSQAYFKLRGVKGGYQESSLLRELVTLSDLEPKAANCTKILVWHTRTEKPVLVNEGKKGFTDPTVEI, via the exons ATGG GTAACGAGGAGCTGTGGGCCCAGCCAGCCTTGGAGATGCCGAAGAGACGGGACATCCTTGCGATCGTCCTCATCGTACTGCCCTGGACGCTGCTAGTCACCGTGTGGCACCAGAGCACCATTGCACCCCTGCTGGCCACACACAAGG ATGACGGAAGTGACCCCCGGCGCGAAGCTCCCCCCGGCGCGGACCCAAGGGAATACTGCATGTCTGATCGCGACATCGTAGAAGTGGTGCGCACTGAGTACGTGTACACGCGGCCCCCGCCCTGGTCAGATACACTGCCCACCATCCACGTGGTGACGCCTACCTACAGCCGCCCGGTGCAGAAGGCGGAGCTGACGCGCATGGCCAACACGCTGCTGCACGTGCCCAATTTGCACTGGCTGGTGGTGGAAGACGCACCGCGCCGCACGCCGCTGACAGCGCGTCTGCTGCGCGACACCGGCCTCAACTACACGCACTTGCACGTGGAGACGCCCCGCAACTACAAGCTGCGCGGGGACGCACGGGACCCGCGCATCCCGCGGGGCACCATGCAGCGCAACCTGGCGCTGCGCTGGCTTCGAGAGACCTTCCCGCGCAACTCCAGCCAGCCTGGGGTCGTGTACTTCGCGGACGATGACAACACATACAGCCTGGAGCTTTTTGAGGAG ATGCGCAGTACCAGGAGGGTGTCTGTGTGGCCCGTCGCCTTCGTCGGTGGCCTTCGGTACGAGGCCCCACGGGTCAATGGGGCAGGGAAGGTGGTCGGCTGGAAGACGGTGTTCGACCCCCACCGGCCATTTGCAATAGACATGGCAGGATTTGCAGTCAACCTGCGGCTCATTTTGCAGCGAAGCCAGGCCTACTTCAAGCTGCGTGGTGTGAAAGGAGGCTACCAGGAAAGCAGCCTCCTCCGAGAACTTGTCACCCTCAGTGACCTGGAACCCAAGGCAGCAAACTGCACCAAG ATCCTGGTCTGGCACACAAGGACAGAGAAGCCGGTGCTGGTGAACGAGGGGAAGAAAGGCTTCACTGACCCCACGGTGGAGATCTGA